The following coding sequences are from one Melanotaenia boesemani isolate fMelBoe1 chromosome 17, fMelBoe1.pri, whole genome shotgun sequence window:
- the LOC121656680 gene encoding ectonucleotide pyrophosphatase/phosphodiesterase family member 2, translated as MLIGPRPREAGRAKANKSERERAGPLRSAPSICRSAYFGPQISELWVFGNTKGGLAVWNMQLENLVVVVFCLWGTDVSRAYVFQASRPLEGGDSAPPQTKVDSAWVSTAGTCKGRCFELEVADPPGCRCDNLCKTYYSCCSDFDEHCLKTGGGFECTQDRCGEERNHNHACHCSEDCLEKGDCCSNYKSLCKGETSWLHEDCEEIKTAECPAGFIRPPLIMLSVDGFRASYLKKSKSVIPNLHKLRTCGTSAPYMRPVYPSKTFPNLYTLATGLYPESHGIVGNTMHDPFFNATFSLRTREKLNHRWWGGQPIWITAEKQGVKAASFFWPWVIPLERRILTILRWLHLPDEERPYVYAVHSEQPDTFGHRLGPFSNELDNPLREIDNIIGQLMNGLKQMNLHRCVNVIIVGDHGMEEAHCDRTEFLSSYPLNIDEILLIPGSLGRIRPRDPKSTTYDPKVVVANLTCKMPTQHFKPYLKQHLPKRLHYANNHRIEDVHLLMERKWHIARKMPEKLRTRCGFFGDHGFDNKLTSMRTIFMGHGPSFKFHKSVPEFENIELYNIMCDLLGLKPAPNNGTYGSLNDMLKDPPFHPTMPEEVMPPSPASDDTVTHDLGCSCDNENEVEEIIEDFNPVPDGVYNYNSTHLPFGRPAVMFETQYNLLHHVDFISGYSKELAMPLWTAYTLPRQEDTTPAPDFSPSVKCIRVDPRVPADHSQSCTTYNQNSHLTYGFLFPPELATSPESRYNASLITNTVPMYPAFKRIWSYLQGTLLRRYAEENNGISVLVGPIFDHNYDGLRDTTEKIKEFTVDGPPVPTHFYTILTSCQELNQTVEDCDGELGVFSFVLPNKPDNSEACNNAEDESQWVEDLLKLHTARVRDVEILTGLDLYRSTNLTYVSTLRLKTYLHTFESDD; from the exons ATGCTCATTGGCCCAAGACCGAGAGAAGCAGGCAGAGCAAAGGCAAACaagagtgagagagaaagagctgGACCCCTGCGCTCTGCTCCATCGATCTGCAGAAGTGCCTATTTCGGACCACAGATTTCCGAGCTTTGGGTCTTTGGGAATACTAAAGGTGGATTAGCCGTTTGGAACATGCAACTGGAAAATTTG GTAGTGGTTGTATTTTGCCTGTGGGGTACAGATGTCAGCAGAGCTTACGTGTTTCAAGCGAGCCGGCCTTTAGAGGGAGGAGACAGCGCACCACCTCAGACTAAAG TTGACTCAGCGTGGGTCAGCACAGCAGGCACCTGTAAGGGGAGGTGCTTTGAGCTGGAGGTGGCCGATCCTCCGGGATGCAGATGTGACAATCTGTGTAAAACCTACTACAGCTGCTGCTCTGACTTTGATGAGCACTGTCTGAAAACAG GCGGAGGTTTCGAGTGCACGCAGGATCGCTGTGGGGAGGAGAGGAATCACAACCATGCCTGCCACTGCTCAGAGGACTGTTTGGAGAAAGGAGACTGCTGCTCCAACTACAAGTCCCTCTGCAAAG GTGAGACTTCATGGCTACATGAAGACTGTGAAGAGATCAAGACTGCTGAATGCCCTGCAGG TTTCATCCGTCCTCCTCTCATCATGCTATCTGTCGATGGGTTCAGAGCCTCCTACCTGAAGAAGAGCAAATCTGTCATTCCCAACCTTCACAAACTCA GAACTTGTGGTACATCAGCACCATACATGCGACCAGTATACCCATCAAAGACCTTTCCAAATTTATACACCTTAGCCACA GGTCTTTACCCAGAGTCTCATGGGATTGTGGGAAACACCATGCATGACCCGTTTTTCAATGCCACCTTCAGCTTACGGACAAGAGAGAAACTGAATCACCGCTGGTGGGGTGGACAGCCG ATCTGGATCACAGcggagaaacaaggagtgaaaGCAGCTTCTTTCTTCTGGCCTTG ggTGATTCCTCTTGAAAGGAGGATTTTGACCATCCTGCGTTGGCTGCATCTGCCTGATGAAGAAAG GCCTTATGTTTATGCTGTCCACTCAGAGCAGCCCGACACCTTCGGGCATCGCCTGGGACCATTTAGCAATGAG tTGGACAACCCGCTGAGGGAGATTGATAACATCATTGGACAGCTGATGAATGGCCTGAAGCAGATGAACCTGCACCGATGTGTCAATGTCATTATTGTAGGAGACCATG gTATGGAAGAGGCCCACTGTGACAGGACAGAGTTTCTTAGCAGCTATCCTCTCAACATAGACGAGATCTTACTGATTCCTGGCTCACTGGGCAGAATACGTCCACGCGACCCAAAATCCACAACAT ATGACCCAAAAGTTGTGGTTGCAAACCTCACT TGTAAAATGCCAACTCAGCACTTCAAGCCATACCTAAAGCAGCATTTACCAAAGAGACTTCACTATGCCAACAACCACAGGATCGAAGATGTCCATCTGCTGATGGAGAGGAAGTGGCAcattgccag aaaaatgccagaaaaacTGAGGACTCGATGTGGTTTCTTTGGTGACCATGGCTTTGACAACAAACTAACCAGCATGAGG ACTATCTTCATGGGCCATGGGCCAAGCTTCAAATTTCATAAAAGTGTGCCAGAATTTGAGAATATAGAGTTATACAACATCATGTGTG ACTTGTTGGGGTTAAAGCCAGCACCAAACAATGGGACATACGGCAGCTTGAATGACATGCTGAAAGACCCACCGTTCCATCCCACCATGCCGGAGGAAGTCATGCCTCCATCACCTGCATCCGACGACACAGTAACCCACGATCTGGGCTGCAGCTGTGATAATGAG AATGAAGTGGAGGAGATCATTGAAGATTTTAATCCTGTACCTGATGGAGTCTACAATTACA acagcACACATCTACCATTTGGTCGACCagcagtgatgtttgaaactCAGTACAATCTTCTTCATCATGTGGATTTCATCAGTGGATACAGCAAAGAGCTGGCTATGCCACTATGGACAGCATACACACTGCCTCGACAG GAGGACACAACTCCTGCCCCAGATTTTTCCCCCAGTGTTAAATGCATCCGAGTTGACCCCAGAGTTCCAGCAGATCACAGTCAGAGCTGCACCACCTACAACCAAAACAGCCACCTCACCTACGGCTTCCTCTTCCCTCCAG AGCTGGCAACCTCTCCAGAGTCCAGATATAATGCTTCTCTCATCACCAACACCGTTCCCATGTACCCCGCCTTCAAAA GAATATGGAGTTACCTGCAAGGGACGCTGCTGAGGCGTTATGCAGAGGAAAATAATGGTATCAGTGTTCTTGTGGGACCTATCTTTGACCACAACTACGACGGCCTTCGAGACACCACAGAAAAGATTAAGGA GTTCACAGTCGATGGCCCTCCTGTACCCACCCACTTCTACACCATTTTGACGAGCTGCCAGGAGCTGAACCAGACGGTGGAGGACTGTGATGGAGAGCTCGGGGTCTTTTCCTTCGTTCTTCCAAACAAGCCAGACAACAGTGAAGCCTGCAAT AATGCAGAGGATGAGTCACAGTGGGTTGAAGACCTGCTGAAGCTCCACACAGCCAGAGTTCGAGATGTGGAGATTCTGACAGGCCTGGACCTTTACAGATCCACCAACCTCACCTATGTCAGCACCCTAAGACTCAAAACCTACCTGCACACCTTTGAGAGTGACGACTAG